Proteins from a single region of Natrialbaceae archaeon AArc-T1-2:
- a CDS encoding type II toxin-antitoxin system death-on-curing family toxin: MTDDVAYPSVELVLDLHEQIVEEGDATEPGIRSEDAIESAVQYVSEGYFGEVPQTLHEKAVHLMRLLVADHPFVDGNKRTALRTVVVFYMLNGHTFDYGDEIRALLHRFATDEAAVDTETAVIYFRACARRN, from the coding sequence GTGACTGACGACGTCGCGTATCCTTCGGTCGAGCTCGTTCTCGATCTCCACGAGCAGATCGTTGAAGAAGGTGACGCCACAGAACCCGGAATTCGATCGGAGGACGCAATCGAATCTGCAGTGCAGTACGTCTCTGAAGGATACTTTGGGGAGGTTCCACAGACACTGCATGAAAAAGCAGTGCATCTGATGCGTCTTCTCGTTGCAGATCATCCCTTCGTCGACGGGAACAAACGGACTGCACTCCGAACGGTGGTTGTCTTCTACATGTTGAACGGACACACGTTCGACTACGGCGACGAAATTCGGGCCTTACTGCATCGCTTTGCGACCGATGAAGCCGCCGTCGACACTGAAACCGCAGTGATCTACTTCCGAGCGTGTGCTCGTCGCAACTGA